In Candidatus Omnitrophota bacterium, a single window of DNA contains:
- a CDS encoding ABC transporter ATP-binding protein, with protein sequence MIQAVGLTKRYGNLEALTEMTLTVAPGEIVALVGPNGAGKTTALKLLAGLLTPTRGDAWLGGHHVLRQHQEAKRLLAFLPDQPFLYDQLTVAETLGFIGGMYQLDPPVMRERANRLLATFGLAEQVHRRVGQLSYGMKSRLVLIASLLHDPRALVLDEPFFGLDPRTMRLMKQLLIDRAAGGMAVLLSTHQLSIVEDLAHRIAVLREGRIVALGSFEELQRQHGGAHLEDVFFRLTESSS encoded by the coding sequence ATGATCCAGGCCGTTGGGCTGACGAAGCGGTACGGAAACCTTGAAGCGCTGACCGAGATGACGCTGACGGTGGCCCCCGGAGAAATCGTGGCACTCGTCGGCCCGAATGGAGCCGGCAAGACCACGGCGCTGAAACTGCTCGCAGGGCTGCTCACGCCGACGCGCGGCGATGCGTGGCTCGGCGGCCATCATGTGCTGCGCCAACACCAAGAGGCTAAGCGGCTGCTGGCGTTTTTGCCGGATCAGCCCTTCCTGTATGATCAGTTGACGGTGGCCGAAACGCTCGGCTTTATCGGCGGCATGTATCAGTTGGATCCGCCGGTGATGCGCGAGCGCGCCAATCGGTTGCTTGCGACCTTCGGCCTCGCCGAGCAGGTCCATCGCCGGGTCGGGCAGCTGTCGTACGGCATGAAAAGCCGGCTCGTCCTGATCGCCAGCCTGCTGCACGATCCCCGCGCCCTGGTCTTGGATGAGCCGTTCTTCGGCCTCGATCCTCGCACGATGCGGCTGATGAAGCAGCTGCTGATCGATCGCGCCGCCGGCGGCATGGCGGTGCTGCTCTCCACCCATCAGCTCTCCATCGTGGAGGACCTCGCCCACCGCATTGCCGTGCTTCGCGAGGGCCGGATCGTCGCCCTCGGCAGCTTTGAGGAGCTGCAGCGCCAGCACGGCGGCGCCCACCTTGAGGATGTGTTTTTCCGCCTTACGGAGTCTTCGTCATGA